One Streptomyces sp. P9-A2 DNA window includes the following coding sequences:
- a CDS encoding acyl-CoA carboxylase subunit beta yields MTVLDDAPGEPTDARGRVAELHEIRAQALAGPSEKATRAQHAKGKLTARERIELLLDPGSFREVEQLRRHRATGFGLETKKPYTDGVITGWGTVDGRTVFVYAHDFRIFGGALGEAHATKIHKIMDMAIAAGAPLVSLNDGAGARIQEGVSALAGYGGIFQRNTRASGVIPQISVMLGPCAGGAAYSPALTDFVFMVRETSQMFITGPDVVKAVTGEEITQNGLGGADVHAETSGVCHFAYDDEETCIAEVRYLLSLLPQNNRENPPRAENTDEAERRGDVLLDLVPADGNRPYDMTKVIEEIVDDGEYLEVHERWARNIICALARMDGQVVGIVANQPQALAGVLDIEASEKAARFVQMCDAFNIPILTFLDVPGFLPGVDQEHGGIIRHGAKLLYAYCNATVPRISLILRKAYGGAYIVMDSQSIGADLTYAWPTNEIAVMGAEGAANVIFRRQIADADDPEAMRARMVKEYKSELMHPYYAAERGLVDDVIDPAETREVLIRSLAMLQTKHADLPSRKHGNPPQ; encoded by the coding sequence ATGACCGTTTTGGATGACGCACCGGGTGAGCCGACCGACGCGCGCGGACGTGTGGCCGAACTGCACGAGATCCGCGCACAGGCACTGGCCGGCCCGAGCGAGAAGGCGACCCGGGCGCAGCACGCCAAGGGCAAGCTGACCGCCCGGGAGCGCATCGAACTGTTGCTGGACCCGGGTTCCTTCCGTGAGGTCGAGCAGCTGCGCCGGCACCGCGCGACCGGTTTCGGTCTGGAGACCAAGAAGCCGTACACCGACGGTGTGATCACCGGTTGGGGCACCGTGGACGGCCGCACGGTCTTCGTCTACGCCCACGACTTCCGGATCTTCGGCGGCGCGCTGGGCGAGGCCCACGCCACCAAGATCCACAAGATCATGGACATGGCCATCGCGGCGGGCGCGCCGCTGGTCTCCCTCAACGACGGTGCGGGCGCCCGGATCCAGGAGGGCGTCTCGGCGCTCGCCGGCTACGGCGGCATCTTCCAGCGCAACACCCGCGCGTCCGGTGTCATCCCGCAGATCAGTGTGATGCTCGGCCCGTGTGCGGGCGGCGCGGCCTACAGCCCCGCCCTCACCGACTTCGTGTTCATGGTCCGCGAGACCTCGCAGATGTTCATCACCGGTCCCGACGTCGTCAAGGCGGTCACCGGCGAGGAGATCACCCAGAACGGCCTGGGCGGCGCGGACGTGCACGCCGAGACCAGCGGCGTCTGCCACTTCGCCTACGACGACGAGGAGACGTGCATCGCCGAGGTGCGCTACCTCCTCTCGCTGCTTCCGCAGAACAACCGCGAGAACCCCCCGAGGGCCGAGAACACCGACGAGGCCGAGCGCCGCGGCGACGTCCTGCTCGACCTGGTCCCGGCCGACGGCAACCGCCCGTACGACATGACCAAGGTCATCGAGGAGATCGTCGACGACGGCGAGTACCTCGAGGTCCACGAGCGCTGGGCGCGCAACATCATCTGCGCGCTGGCCCGGATGGACGGCCAGGTCGTCGGCATCGTCGCCAACCAGCCCCAGGCGCTGGCCGGCGTGCTGGACATCGAGGCGTCCGAGAAGGCCGCCCGCTTCGTCCAGATGTGCGACGCCTTCAACATCCCGATCCTCACCTTCCTGGACGTCCCCGGATTCCTCCCGGGCGTCGACCAGGAGCACGGCGGCATCATCCGCCACGGCGCCAAGCTCCTCTACGCCTACTGCAACGCGACGGTACCCAGGATCTCGCTGATCCTGCGCAAGGCGTACGGCGGCGCGTACATCGTCATGGACAGCCAGTCCATCGGCGCCGACCTCACCTACGCCTGGCCGACCAACGAGATCGCCGTGATGGGCGCGGAGGGCGCGGCCAACGTCATCTTCCGCCGTCAGATCGCCGACGCGGACGATCCGGAGGCCATGCGGGCGCGCATGGTCAAGGAGTACAAGTCCGAGCTGATGCACCCCTACTACGCGGCCGAACGCGGTCTGGTCGACGACGTCATCGACCCCGCCGAGACCCGCGAGGTGCTGATCCGCTCCCTGGCGATGCTGCAGACCAAGCACGCCGACCTGCCCTCCCGCAAGCACGGCAACCCGCCGCAGTAG
- a CDS encoding roadblock/LC7 domain-containing protein, which produces MSQAAQNLNWLITNFVDNTPGVSHTVVVSADGLLLAMSEGFPRDRADQLAAVASGLTSLTAGASRIFEGGSVNQTVVEMERGFLFLMSISDGSSLAVLAHPDADIGLIGYEMALLVDRAGTVLTPDLRAELQGSLLN; this is translated from the coding sequence ATGAGCCAGGCGGCACAGAACCTGAACTGGTTGATCACCAACTTCGTGGACAACACCCCGGGGGTGTCCCACACGGTGGTGGTCTCCGCCGACGGACTCCTTCTGGCGATGTCCGAAGGATTTCCCCGCGACCGCGCGGACCAGCTCGCGGCCGTTGCCTCCGGGCTGACGTCGCTGACGGCAGGCGCCTCCCGGATCTTCGAGGGTGGCAGCGTGAACCAGACGGTTGTGGAGATGGAGCGGGGATTCCTGTTCCTCATGTCCATTTCCGACGGTTCCTCACTCGCCGTTCTCGCACATCCCGATGCGGACATCGGTCTCATCGGGTACGAGATGGCCCTCCTGGTCGACCGTGCCGGTACGGTCCTGACCCCGGACCTTCGCGCGGAGCTCCAGGGGAGCCTGCTCAACTGA
- a CDS encoding GTP-binding protein, whose protein sequence is MDFASSSGGTVSENRSTTSAKIVVAGGFGVGKTTFVGAVSEINPLRTEAVMTSASAGIDDLTHTGGKTTTTVAMDFGRITLDQDLILYLFGTPGQDRFWFMWDDLVRGAIGAVVLVDTRRLADCFPAVDYFENSGLPFVVALNGFDGQQPYQPEEVREALQIGPDAPIISTDARHRSDAKSALITLVEHALMARLR, encoded by the coding sequence GTGGACTTCGCAAGCTCTAGCGGCGGGACGGTTTCCGAGAACCGTTCCACCACCTCCGCGAAGATCGTGGTGGCGGGCGGCTTCGGCGTGGGCAAGACCACGTTCGTCGGTGCTGTCTCGGAGATCAACCCGCTGCGTACCGAGGCTGTCATGACGTCCGCTTCGGCGGGTATCGACGACCTCACCCACACCGGGGGCAAGACCACCACCACGGTGGCCATGGACTTCGGCCGTATCACCCTGGACCAGGACCTGATCCTGTACCTCTTCGGTACACCCGGCCAGGACCGCTTCTGGTTCATGTGGGACGACCTGGTACGCGGCGCCATCGGCGCGGTCGTACTGGTGGACACGCGGAGGCTGGCGGACTGCTTCCCGGCCGTCGACTACTTCGAGAACAGCGGACTGCCGTTCGTCGTCGCCCTCAACGGCTTCGACGGACAGCAGCCGTACCAGCCGGAAGAGGTACGTGAGGCGCTGCAGATCGGGCCCGACGCCCCGATCATCAGCACCGACGCCCGGCACCGCTCGGACGCCAAGAGCGCGCTGATCACTCTGGTCGAACACGCCCTCATGGCGCGCCTCCGGTAA
- a CDS encoding DUF742 domain-containing protein, producing MATPPDGSSTGNWSYDPAQGRNDGSQNRYGYSSPPNHGRPYMPQDPGPSPYEQPHAPRIQPAQSQRRTPEPAPAGASNPLVRPYAMTGGRTRPRYQLAIEALVHTTAQPHQMQGQLPEHQRICNLCREIKSVAEVSALLTIPLGVARILVADLAEAGLVAIHQPGGDESAGGQPDVTLLERVLSGLRKL from the coding sequence GTGGCTACACCACCAGACGGATCGTCTACGGGCAACTGGTCGTACGACCCTGCGCAGGGTCGCAACGACGGTTCCCAGAACCGGTACGGCTACTCCTCTCCGCCGAACCATGGCCGGCCGTACATGCCGCAGGACCCCGGTCCTTCGCCGTACGAGCAGCCGCATGCGCCGCGCATCCAGCCCGCGCAGTCGCAGCGCCGCACCCCAGAGCCGGCGCCCGCCGGGGCGTCGAACCCCCTGGTGCGCCCGTACGCAATGACGGGCGGCCGCACCAGGCCGCGGTACCAGCTCGCCATCGAGGCACTGGTGCACACCACCGCGCAGCCGCACCAGATGCAGGGGCAGTTGCCCGAGCATCAGCGGATCTGCAACCTCTGCCGGGAGATCAAGTCGGTGGCCGAGGTCTCGGCCCTGCTGACCATCCCTCTCGGTGTGGCCAGGATTCTCGTCGCCGACTTGGCGGAGGCAGGACTGGTCGCCATCCATCAGCCCGGCGGCGACGAGAGCGCCGGCGGCCAGCCAGACGTGACACTGCTCGAAAGGGTGCTCAGTGGACTTCGCAAGCTCTAG
- a CDS encoding sensor histidine kinase, whose protein sequence is MRRSTNSPEPSARGNFTPPPRAAAPAPVHDTEPTASPAPSGGRFSPRNWRVTTRLNAILLIPVLVGLVMGGFQVKGSIDTWQEAEDAENTARLVRASLNYANALYLERDLTAAPLLQGEGQDDPDVVKARAVTDKAADDFDVAAQSMPAKGGLERRLKLLREAEPKLTPLRQAAYTAKLKGVETEEGYVQIANPLMQFANELGLGTGNVTSYGRTVYAISLSKAALSLQRSIGTHLLVKPGPTDSQLASQRVALSSYAYLEGIAIQEYTSGGTEADTARLKQLEQDIKADGADLAREKAASDPDYVPPPENPVTLISEVARLSTTDPAARTEMASRGITVENYWAVNTLKFDGYLEIESDLADAAVDEASTIAGDAQRDAFITGGAVVIALLAAFILAGMVARQMSHSMRQLRNAAFGIAEQRLPMLVDQLSRTDPGRVDTRVAPIPITSTDEIGEVARAFDQVHREAVRLASEQALLRGNINAIFTNLSRRNQSLIEGQLTLLTGLENNEADPDQLEHLFKLDHLATRMRRNGENLLVLAGEEPGRRWDQPVPLVDVIRAASSEVEQYERVELSGVPEAEIHGRAVTDLVHLLAELLENATTFSSPQTKVKVTATRLPDGRVMVEIHDKGIGLTAEDFADINHKLANPPTVDAAISQRMGLFVVGRLSDRHGIRVQLRPSGEQAGTTSLVMLPDAITRGGGGQTQPERDEFTVSQIIPEQNAYPSEDFSQPQQQQQQQQPLRTAAELGFDDSRYEVPDDLRDLDPVGRSLMRKERRAALDPQGQPPALPDPQAPGDRSGSGQAAYPDEFAAAPQGYDNGRGAGDTRNFEGAPAGYPEQEPAGFDQQAYGNGQQAQYEGQQQSAYDESYYPPGGQLPQNDSFSSNGGYPDGSYAEPAQADRTTDGPAGPGTFPGFGEQRPQDDWPQQDGYQNGYPAQYPAASPEAESAPAADTTAQDSVGFERPGPGHSTSHELTDAGLPRRGAPTGGAGEKRPANQGPTAPVPAAAPVPAQQGDGDSSWRSANDERWQQASSLRRPKAGGVTSSGLPRRVPKANLVEGAAETTPQGGPQVSRAPEDIRGRLSNLRRGVQQGRNAGSETNGQATGNHHSGPDSTYNQER, encoded by the coding sequence GTGAGGCGAAGCACGAACAGTCCCGAGCCGTCGGCCCGGGGCAACTTCACCCCGCCGCCGCGCGCGGCGGCTCCCGCCCCCGTGCACGACACGGAACCGACGGCCTCGCCCGCCCCGAGCGGCGGCCGTTTCTCCCCCCGCAACTGGCGGGTGACCACCAGGCTGAACGCGATCCTGCTCATCCCCGTACTGGTCGGCCTGGTCATGGGCGGCTTCCAGGTGAAGGGCTCGATCGACACCTGGCAGGAGGCCGAGGACGCGGAGAACACCGCGCGTCTGGTGCGGGCCTCCCTCAACTACGCCAACGCCCTCTACCTCGAGCGGGACCTCACCGCCGCTCCGCTGCTGCAGGGCGAGGGCCAGGACGACCCGGACGTCGTCAAGGCGCGTGCCGTGACGGACAAGGCCGCCGACGACTTCGACGTGGCGGCCCAGTCCATGCCCGCCAAGGGCGGCCTGGAACGCCGGCTGAAGCTGCTGCGCGAGGCGGAGCCCAAACTCACGCCGCTGCGCCAGGCCGCGTACACCGCCAAGCTCAAGGGCGTGGAGACCGAAGAGGGCTACGTCCAGATAGCCAACCCGCTGATGCAGTTCGCCAACGAACTCGGCCTGGGCACCGGCAACGTCACCAGCTACGGCCGCACGGTCTACGCGATCTCGTTGAGCAAGGCGGCCCTGTCGCTCCAGCGGTCCATCGGTACGCACCTGCTGGTGAAGCCCGGCCCCACCGACAGCCAGCTCGCCAGCCAGCGGGTCGCGCTCTCGTCCTATGCCTACCTCGAGGGCATCGCCATCCAGGAGTACACCAGCGGTGGCACCGAGGCCGACACAGCCAGGCTGAAGCAGCTCGAGCAGGACATAAAGGCCGACGGCGCGGACCTGGCCAGGGAGAAGGCCGCCTCGGACCCGGACTACGTACCGCCGCCCGAGAACCCGGTCACGTTGATCTCGGAGGTCGCGCGGCTCAGCACCACCGATCCGGCCGCCCGCACCGAGATGGCGAGCCGCGGCATCACCGTCGAGAACTACTGGGCGGTCAACACCCTCAAGTTCGACGGCTACCTCGAGATCGAGTCGGACCTCGCCGACGCCGCGGTGGACGAGGCGTCCACCATCGCCGGTGACGCCCAGCGCGACGCCTTCATCACCGGCGGCGCCGTCGTGATCGCCCTGCTCGCCGCGTTCATCCTGGCCGGCATGGTGGCCCGCCAGATGAGCCACTCCATGCGCCAGCTGCGCAACGCCGCCTTCGGCATCGCCGAGCAGCGGCTGCCGATGCTGGTCGACCAGCTCTCCCGTACCGACCCCGGCCGGGTCGACACCCGGGTCGCCCCGATCCCGATCACCTCCACGGACGAGATCGGCGAGGTCGCCCGCGCCTTCGACCAGGTCCACCGCGAGGCCGTCCGGCTCGCCTCCGAGCAGGCGCTGCTGCGGGGCAACATCAACGCGATCTTCACCAATCTCTCGCGCCGCAACCAGTCGCTGATCGAGGGCCAGCTGACCCTGCTCACCGGCCTGGAGAACAACGAGGCCGACCCGGACCAGCTGGAGCACCTCTTCAAGCTGGACCACCTGGCCACCCGTATGCGCCGCAACGGCGAGAACCTGCTGGTCCTCGCCGGCGAGGAGCCCGGCCGCCGCTGGGACCAGCCGGTGCCACTGGTCGACGTGATCCGCGCCGCCTCCTCCGAGGTGGAGCAGTACGAGCGCGTCGAGCTGTCCGGTGTCCCCGAGGCCGAGATCCACGGCCGGGCCGTGACCGACCTCGTGCACCTGCTGGCCGAGCTCCTCGAGAACGCCACCACGTTCTCCTCCCCGCAGACCAAGGTCAAGGTCACCGCGACCCGTCTTCCCGACGGCCGCGTGATGGTCGAGATCCATGACAAGGGCATCGGCCTGACCGCCGAGGACTTCGCGGACATCAACCACAAGCTGGCCAACCCGCCGACCGTGGACGCCGCGATCTCGCAGCGCATGGGCCTGTTCGTGGTCGGCCGGCTGTCCGACCGGCACGGCATCCGGGTCCAGCTGCGCCCCTCGGGCGAGCAGGCCGGTACGACCTCGCTGGTCATGCTGCCGGACGCGATCACCCGTGGCGGCGGTGGCCAGACGCAGCCCGAGCGCGACGAGTTCACGGTCTCCCAGATCATCCCTGAGCAGAACGCCTACCCGAGCGAGGACTTCAGCCAGCCGCAGCAGCAGCAACAACAACAACAGCCGCTGCGCACGGCGGCGGAGCTCGGTTTCGACGACAGCCGCTACGAGGTCCCGGACGACCTCCGCGACCTGGACCCGGTCGGCCGTTCCCTGATGCGCAAGGAGCGACGGGCGGCCCTGGACCCGCAGGGCCAGCCGCCCGCGCTGCCCGACCCCCAGGCACCCGGTGACCGGAGCGGCTCCGGCCAGGCTGCCTACCCCGACGAATTCGCCGCCGCCCCGCAGGGCTACGACAACGGCCGCGGCGCCGGTGACACCCGGAACTTCGAGGGCGCACCGGCCGGTTACCCGGAGCAGGAGCCCGCCGGTTTCGACCAGCAGGCGTACGGCAACGGGCAGCAGGCGCAGTACGAAGGACAGCAGCAATCGGCGTACGACGAGTCGTACTACCCGCCGGGCGGCCAGCTGCCGCAGAACGACTCCTTCTCGTCGAACGGCGGCTATCCGGACGGCTCCTACGCGGAGCCGGCCCAGGCCGATCGGACGACGGACGGCCCGGCCGGCCCCGGGACGTTCCCGGGCTTCGGCGAGCAGCGTCCGCAGGACGACTGGCCGCAGCAGGACGGCTACCAGAACGGTTACCCGGCGCAGTACCCCGCGGCGTCCCCGGAGGCGGAGTCCGCACCGGCCGCCGACACAACGGCGCAGGACAGCGTAGGCTTCGAGCGTCCGGGTCCGGGCCACTCCACCTCCCACGAGCTGACCGACGCCGGGCTTCCGCGTCGTGGAGCTCCCACGGGCGGCGCCGGTGAGAAGCGGCCTGCGAACCAGGGGCCCACAGCTCCGGTTCCCGCTGCCGCTCCGGTTCCGGCCCAGCAGGGCGACGGCGACAGCTCCTGGCGTTCGGCGAACGACGAGCGCTGGCAGCAGGCGTCCTCGCTGCGGAGGCCCAAGGCGGGCGGGGTGACCTCATCCGGACTGCCGCGGCGTGTTCCCAAGGCCAACCTGGTCGAGGGCGCCGCCGAAACCACCCCTCAGGGAGGCCCCCAGGTCTCCCGCGCCCCGGAGGACATCCGGGGCAGGCTGAGCAACCTGCGACGCGGCGTCCAACAGGGCCGCAACGCAGGCAGTGAAACGAACGGCCAGGCCACTGGGAATCACCACAGTGGTCCTGACAGCACCTACAACCAGGAGCGTTAG
- a CDS encoding DUF742 domain-containing protein, protein MTPPNASHDPYAEPYEDEGDQPLVRPYAMTGGRTRPRYQLAIEALISTTADPAALMGLLPEHQRICHLTREVKSVAEVSALLNMPLGVARILVADLAEAGLVAIHQPGGDETTGAPDVTLLERVLSGLRKL, encoded by the coding sequence ATGACCCCGCCCAACGCTTCTCATGATCCGTACGCGGAACCGTACGAGGACGAGGGCGACCAACCACTGGTACGTCCCTATGCGATGACCGGTGGCCGGACCAGGCCGCGCTATCAGCTGGCCATTGAGGCACTGATCAGTACGACGGCCGACCCGGCAGCGCTCATGGGGCTCCTTCCGGAGCATCAGCGCATCTGCCACCTGACCCGTGAGGTGAAGTCGGTCGCCGAGGTCTCGGCGCTCCTGAACATGCCGCTGGGCGTGGCCCGGATCCTGGTGGCGGACCTCGCGGAAGCGGGTCTCGTGGCCATCCATCAGCCGGGTGGCGACGAGACCACCGGCGCACCGGACGTGACACTGCTCGAAAGGGTGCTCAGTGGACTTCGCAAGCTCTAG
- a CDS encoding roadblock/LC7 domain-containing protein, giving the protein MSQAAQNLNWLITNFVDNTPGVSHTVVVSADGLLLAMSEGFPRDRADQLAAVASGLTSLTAGASRIFEGGDVAQTVVEMERGFLFLMSVSDGSSLAVLAHPECDIGLVGYEMALLVDRAGAVLTPDLRAELQGSLLH; this is encoded by the coding sequence ATGAGCCAGGCGGCACAGAACCTCAACTGGTTGATCACCAACTTCGTGGACAACACCCCCGGGGTGTCCCACACCGTCGTCGTGTCCGCCGACGGTCTTCTCCTGGCGATGTCGGAGGGCTTCCCGCGCGACCGCGCGGACCAGCTCGCGGCCGTGGCGTCGGGACTGACCTCCCTGACCGCCGGCGCCTCCCGCATCTTCGAAGGCGGCGACGTCGCACAGACGGTCGTCGAGATGGAGCGGGGTTTCCTCTTCCTCATGTCCGTCTCGGACGGCTCGTCCCTGGCCGTACTGGCCCACCCCGAGTGCGACATCGGTCTCGTCGGCTACGAGATGGCGCTCCTGGTCGACCGCGCGGGTGCGGTCCTCACCCCGGACCTGCGCGCCGAGCTACAGGGAAGTCTGCTCCACTGA
- a CDS encoding GTP-binding protein: MDFASSSGGPPRSTTSAKIVVAGGFGVGKTTFVGAVSEINPLRTEAVMTSASAGIDDLTHTGDKTTTTVAMDFGRITLDQDLILYLFGTPGQDRFWFMWDDLVRGAIGAIVLVDTRRLADCFPAVDYFENSGLPFVVALNGFDGQQPYQPEEVREALQIGPDAPIISTDARHRSDAKSALITLVEHALMARLR, from the coding sequence GTGGACTTCGCAAGCTCTAGCGGCGGTCCTCCCCGCTCCACCACCTCCGCGAAAATCGTGGTGGCGGGCGGCTTCGGCGTGGGCAAGACCACGTTCGTCGGTGCTGTCTCGGAGATCAACCCGCTGCGTACCGAGGCCGTCATGACGTCCGCTTCGGCGGGTATCGACGACCTCACCCACACCGGGGACAAGACCACCACCACGGTGGCCATGGACTTCGGCCGTATCACCCTGGACCAGGACCTGATCCTGTACCTCTTCGGTACACCCGGCCAGGACCGCTTCTGGTTCATGTGGGACGACCTGGTACGCGGCGCCATCGGCGCGATCGTGCTCGTCGACACGCGGAGGCTGGCGGACTGCTTCCCGGCCGTCGACTACTTCGAGAACAGCGGACTGCCGTTCGTCGTCGCCCTCAACGGCTTCGACGGACAGCAGCCGTACCAGCCGGAAGAGGTGCGTGAGGCGCTGCAGATCGGGCCCGACGCCCCGATCATCAGCACCGACGCCCGGCACCGCTCGGACGCCAAGAGCGCGCTGATCACTCTGGTCGAACACGCCCTCATGGCGCGCCTGCGGTAA
- a CDS encoding acyl-CoA carboxylase subunit epsilon has product MSTPDIRVEKGHAGPEEVAAITAILLARAAARPAHDATARPGRARAGWRRLEREPGFRAPHSWR; this is encoded by the coding sequence ATGAGCACACCTGACATCCGCGTCGAGAAGGGCCACGCCGGGCCCGAGGAAGTCGCCGCCATCACCGCGATCCTCCTCGCCCGCGCCGCCGCCCGCCCCGCCCACGACGCCACGGCCCGCCCCGGCCGCGCCAGGGCCGGCTGGCGCCGCCTCGAGCGTGAGCCCGGCTTCCGCGCCCCGCACAGCTGGCGCTGA